A stretch of Castanea sativa cultivar Marrone di Chiusa Pesio chromosome 2, ASM4071231v1 DNA encodes these proteins:
- the LOC142623965 gene encoding uncharacterized protein At5g64816, whose translation MVEVWWSLLGAAIPAVIAGHAFRMKKRHAEEQRLNSARGREKSSDDIFVCERVCTSKRMLKKVGSFSKDPIPDTCVTVCGVSELDACADACARTVCVNQHQVPNWNDVCLRRCQSECLKLSDSRSS comes from the coding sequence ATGGTGGAAGTGTGGTGGTCCCTATTGGGGGCTGCTATCCCAGCAGTTATTGCAGGGCATGCATTTAGAATGAAGAAAAGGCATGCTGAAGAGCAGAGGCTAAACAGTGCCAGGGGGAGGGAGAAGAGCtctgatgatatttttgtttgcGAAAGGGTATGTACATCAAAGAGAATGTTAAAGAAGGTAGGTTCCTTCTCAAAGGACCCAATTCCTGATACCTGTGTTACTGTATGCGGTGTATCTGAGCTTGATGCGTGCGCTGATGCCTGTGCTCGCACTGTTTGTGTTAATCAACATCAAGTGCCTAATTGGAATGACGTCTGCTTAAGGAGATGCCAGAGTGAATGTCTGAAACTCTCTGATTCCCGTTCTTCTTAG
- the LOC142624546 gene encoding DNA-directed RNA polymerase II subunit 4, giving the protein MSGEEEENAAELKIGDEFLKAKCLMNCEVALILEHKYEQLQQMSEDPMNQVSQVFEKSLQYVKRFSRYKNPDAVRQVREILSRYQLAEFELCVLGNLCPETVEEAIAMVPSIKTKGRAHDDEAIEKMLNDLSLIKKFE; this is encoded by the exons ATGTCcggggaagaagaagaaaatgccGCTGAGCTCAAAATCGGAGAcg AGTTTTTGAAGGCCAAGTGTTTAATGAATTGTGAAGTTGCTTTGATTCTTGAACATAAGTATGAACAGCTTCAGCAGATGTCTGAGGATCCAATGAATCAAGTTTCTCA AGTGTTTGAAAAGTCACTGCAGTATGTGAAGCGATTTAGCCGCTATAAGAATCCTGATGCTGTTAGACAAGTGCGAGA AATCCTGAGTAGATACCAGTTGGCTGAGTTTGAG CTTTGTGTTCTTGGTAACCTTTGCCCTGAAACAGTGGAGGAAGCAATTGCTATGGTACCATCTATCAAG ACCAAAGGACGGGCTCATGATGATGAGGCAATCGAGAAAATGTTGAATGACCTGTCACTCATCAAGAAATTTGAATAG